The genomic interval AAGAAAAAGTACGAGCTGCTGGTCGACATGGAGGACTTTGAAGGAAACAAAGTGTTCGCTCGTTACTCCTCGTTCTCCATCGACCCAGAGTCCTCCGGATACACACTGCATGTTTCTGGATTCACTGATGGAGGAGCAGGTGAGGTTTCCACATTGAGGACGAGAATTCTATTACGGATTGAGGGTACGGAGGAAGTACCGAAAAACCTGTTATAGATGACTGAATCTGtagatttattgttttgttttaattaaatatatttaccataataaacattaaacttcaCCAGTCCAGTGTTGTTAGTTCAGTAGTTGTATTATTTAGTTATACATGCTTTTGTTAGAGAAGTAGACTGTGGTATTTACAGGAGTAAATACACTCCATAAGTATATATCATTGTTAGTTGTATCATAATGTTCTGATTATACActtgttgtgtttctgtaggAGACTCTCTGATTGCTCACAACGGAATGAAGTTCACCACCTTTGACAAAGACCAGGACCCTTGGGATGGAAACTGTGCCAGATCATTCCTGGGGGCGTTCTGGTATGCCGGCTGTCACCATGCAAATCCAAATGGTGTTTATCGTTGGGGGGCTGACAGCACTCTCTATGCTGTTGGAGTGGATTGGTACCATTGGAAAGGTCATAACTACTCCCTGAAGACCATCAGCATGAAGATCCGTCCTGTGCTGTAGTTCTCCAGGACCAACGTCCAGCAGAATATCAGCTCATCTCTTctgatttctttctctttctctcattaaGCATTTAATCTCACAACAGGTCTTATTTTCCTGAAACTGGGCACCAGCACAAGAAAACTAACTGATGTTTGTAACACTTGTTACTGTCTGTGATGGTTTAAATCAGTCGCAGCTCGCTGCTACGTGGAAGAAAAGTCAGATGTGTCTCCAGTTGGGCGGCTGCAGCAGGAAAGTAGGGCCCATAATCTTTAAATGGAAACACATATATAGTCTGATCAGCTGTTAATCACTGCATGAACTGATAACACGAGtctaaaagagagaaagaagtaaagaaaatgaaaagtataaaaagatCTTTGTAGTTCAGGACAGCCAGTTGATGTTTGGTGGAGGTTTGAATCTCTAATGTGAATCTTTATCTGCTGTACGGTGACAATAAATAAGAAGCTGAGCATTAAGATGATCTGATGTCTTCACTTTATCTTCTATGGAGGATGCTTTTTATTCATAATTAAAATCAGAagtcaagagaaaaaaaaataaaggaattcaaaaaagcaaagataaaaagttaaaataattatttgaaaatataaaatttagttttagtttttattttcaatataattttgatgactgactttttatgacttttttcgccatactatactatgactttttatcacaagtgaaaaacgtcatagtttagtaagtcaaataaaaaaaacaaagagttcATCAGTTtcaacattaaatatcttgtctttgtagtgtaatataggttgaaaaggatttgcaaatcattatattctgttttattcacgttttacacaacgtcccaacttcattggaattggggtttatAGTTATAAATTATTTAAGATAGTTGTAAAGTATTTAAGATAGCAGTAAATTATTAAGATTGATAGATTTTTGGAAttttgacctgtctctcttagttacgctgttatagttctagactgccggaggacttccttcctttaacacactgagctgctctctcctctcccttttccaTTTGTCTGTGTCCCAGatatgcttgttactaatcctagctttggggagtttactccccggagtccttatgttttttttcacccagcatatttccttggagtacgatggcaccaagatcttggttgcagctatcgccgtggtcctgctgcactcccggCTACACCCTGCTAAGCTccgcggtgccctgcaatgtcatgctgcttcctgctgaaccctgccgcttcctgctgcttcctgctgaaccctgctgcttcctgctgaacccttctgcttcctgctacgtccatccatgctctgctgtgccacgctacatcctgtaacgccctgatatgacatgaactactacgactaccatttgaagtcactgttccattattaatgtgactattattgccactgtccATCACTTCctcaaccggcaccgtcagacaccgcctaccaagagcctgggtctgtccgaagtttcttcccaagagggagttgtTCCTTGCCACtctcgcactgcttgctcttgggggaattattagaattgttggggctttgtaaattatagagtgtggtctagacctactctatctgtaaagtgtctcgagataacttttgttatgatttgatactataaataaaattgaattgaattgaatagatagatagatagatagatagatagatagatagatagatagatagatagagatagagatagagatagagaaatagagagatagatagatagatattttattgatccccaagtgGAAATTCAatgtcccagtagcttaaagacatcacacacaacatacacatacatcataaacaggatgataaaataacaaatccacatgaataatatgggcaataaaagaaaagatactaaataaaatatCCACATGAAtatactaagggatgtataagcatgagacgcttgcagtgacagggcaggtaaggtgctctatgagtgTGTGCAGGGCCTGAAATTAACACGTGACCACCCGCCAAATGTgggtgaattttgcaattggcgggtaacactgtcaatctacctgccacattggcaggtagccaatgagaattaAGTGATTCAGATGCgcaactatcggtaagcagggtacacggttgcttacgggcctggaccaatcaggggcccgcatcactggaagacattgattgacagccggggccccTATTTCATTACTCTcgacaatcccagcagtcccacgtgcagccactgaccaagcaggagtgagaacgagtcaaattaatttccttgtttctgttatgaagacgagacgtgtgtgactcgaacatctcacatttaccaacaaaacgtacagcgaaagacgtcctgccaacctgtacgcATTTAAACATCAATATACGCTTTAATGATTTc from Perca fluviatilis chromosome 21, GENO_Pfluv_1.0, whole genome shotgun sequence carries:
- the LOC120551407 gene encoding microfibril-associated glycoprotein 4-like — protein: MKTSLLFQLVSVVLVLLAPLLISCQQLILPLDCSDIYNNDNSRPSGVYTIYPIGATSAVQVYCDMDSQGGRWTVFQRRMDGTVNFYRGWDQYKTGFGIAAGEYWLGLESLFYLTQKKKYELLVDMEDFEGNKVFARYSSFSIDPESSGYTLHVSGFTDGGAGDSLIAHNGMKFTTFDKDQDPWDGNCARSFLGAFWYAGCHHANPNGVYRWGADSTLYAVGVDWYHWKGHNYSLKTISMKIRPVL